The following proteins are encoded in a genomic region of Streptomyces collinus Tu 365:
- a CDS encoding dsRBD fold-containing protein, which produces MTRPVSSRPPAVKEWRLNLYLSEHDPDTTARIVLDTGDNVLESHAEARRSPYDPAMADIGDELAAGRALMAMGRLLLRAAAGDMKAIGATETETPAPLWPSQE; this is translated from the coding sequence ATGACCCGACCCGTGAGCAGCCGTCCTCCCGCCGTGAAGGAATGGCGGCTCAACCTCTACCTGTCCGAACACGACCCGGACACCACGGCCCGGATCGTCCTCGACACCGGTGACAACGTCCTGGAGAGCCACGCGGAGGCCCGCCGCAGCCCCTACGACCCGGCCATGGCGGACATCGGCGACGAACTCGCCGCGGGCCGCGCCCTGATGGCCATGGGCCGGCTGCTGCTGCGCGCCGCCGCCGGCGACATGAAGGCGATCGGGGCGACCGAGACGGAGACCCCCGCTCCGCTCTGGCCGTCCCAGGAGTGA
- a CDS encoding YchJ family protein, whose product MTTRSCPCGRPESYDVCCGRFHAGTAAAPTAEALMRSRYSAFVVGDAGYLLRTWHPGTRPGRLDLDPGTRWTGLEILGTTDGSAFHRTGTVTFRASYRGGSLHERSRFERVDGAWVYVDGDFPDE is encoded by the coding sequence ATGACCACGCGCTCCTGCCCCTGCGGCCGTCCCGAGTCCTACGACGTGTGCTGCGGCCGCTTCCACGCGGGTACGGCCGCCGCGCCGACCGCCGAGGCGCTGATGCGGTCGCGCTACAGCGCGTTCGTGGTGGGCGACGCGGGTTACCTGCTGCGCACCTGGCATCCGGGGACCCGGCCGGGCCGGCTGGACCTGGACCCGGGGACGCGGTGGACGGGGCTGGAGATCCTGGGCACCACCGACGGGTCCGCGTTCCACCGCACGGGGACCGTCACGTTCCGGGCCTCGTACCGGGGCGGCTCGCTGCACGAGCGCAGCCGGTTCGAGCGGGTGGACGGCGCGTGGGTGTACGTGGACGGGGACTTCCCCGACGAGTGA
- a CDS encoding FadR/GntR family transcriptional regulator, with protein sequence MTTPGRGLHGRVLDSLGPAITAGEYPPGSVLRTDELAQHFEVSRSVMREAVRVLESMHLVESRRRVGVTVRPKPEWNVYDPQVIRWRLAGADRPHQLRSLTVLRSAVEPVAAGLTARHATAEQCAELTACALGMVANSRGHRLEEYLVHDVAFHRVILMASGNEMFARLGDVVAEVLAGRTHHEVMFEDPDPAAVTLHVQVAEAVRERDAVRAERLTREITEGALQELEILAP encoded by the coding sequence ATGACCACTCCGGGCCGGGGGCTGCACGGCCGCGTACTCGACAGCCTCGGCCCAGCGATCACCGCGGGCGAGTACCCGCCCGGCAGCGTGCTGCGCACGGACGAACTCGCCCAGCACTTCGAGGTGTCACGCTCCGTGATGCGCGAGGCGGTCCGCGTCCTGGAGTCGATGCACCTCGTCGAGTCCCGCCGCCGGGTGGGCGTGACGGTACGGCCCAAGCCCGAGTGGAACGTCTACGACCCCCAGGTCATCCGCTGGCGTCTGGCCGGTGCCGACCGCCCGCACCAGCTGCGCTCGCTGACCGTGCTGCGCTCCGCCGTCGAACCGGTCGCCGCCGGCCTCACCGCCCGGCACGCCACGGCCGAGCAGTGCGCCGAACTCACCGCGTGCGCGCTGGGCATGGTCGCCAACTCCCGCGGCCACCGGCTGGAGGAGTACCTGGTCCACGACGTGGCCTTCCACCGCGTCATCCTCATGGCGTCGGGCAACGAGATGTTCGCCCGCCTCGGCGACGTCGTCGCCGAGGTGCTGGCCGGCCGCACCCACCACGAGGTCATGTTCGAGGACCCCGACCCCGCCGCCGTCACCCTGCACGTGCAGGTCGCCGAAGCGGTCCGCGAGCGCGACGCCGTCCGCGCCGAACGGCTGACCCGCGAGATCACCGAGGGAGCCCTCCAGGAACTGGAGATCCTGGCGCCCTAG
- a CDS encoding gluconokinase, whose translation MRTPHVVVVMGVAGTGKTTIGPLLAARLGVPYAEGDDFHPKANIDKMSAGIPLEDTDRWPWLDAIGHWAHGRAGLGGVVSSSALKRSYRDRLRAVAPGVVFVHLTGDRKLIEDRMSHREGHFMPTALLDSQFATLQPLEPDEAGVAVDVGGGPQEITERAVKALDALPDITE comes from the coding sequence ATGCGCACCCCCCACGTGGTCGTCGTGATGGGCGTCGCCGGGACGGGCAAGACCACGATCGGTCCCCTGCTCGCCGCCCGGCTGGGCGTCCCGTACGCCGAGGGCGACGACTTCCACCCGAAGGCCAACATCGACAAGATGTCGGCCGGGATCCCGCTCGAGGACACCGACCGGTGGCCGTGGCTGGACGCCATCGGTCACTGGGCGCACGGGCGGGCGGGACTCGGCGGGGTGGTCAGCAGTTCGGCGCTGAAGCGGTCGTACCGCGACCGGCTCAGGGCCGTGGCTCCCGGGGTCGTGTTCGTGCACCTCACGGGCGACCGGAAGCTCATCGAGGACCGCATGTCCCACCGCGAGGGCCACTTCATGCCGACGGCACTGCTGGACTCCCAGTTCGCCACGCTCCAGCCGCTGGAGCCGGACGAGGCCGGGGTCGCGGTGGACGTCGGCGGCGGCCCCCAGGAGATCACCGAGCGCGCGGTGAAGGCGCTCGACGCGCTTCCCGACATCACCGAGTAA
- a CDS encoding GntP family permease produces the protein MTRLSVEMLAADTPPPITSAGHAQLGIAVLVGIAVIVVLITKFKLHAFLALTIGSLALGAVAGAPLDKAIVSFTTGLGTTVAGVGVLIALGAILGKLLADSGGADQIVDTILAKAGGRAMPWAMVLIASVIGLPLFFEVGIVLLIPVVLMVAKRGNYSLMRIGIPALAGLSVMHGLIPPHPGPLIAIDAVHANLGVTLALGLLVAIPTVIIAGPVFSRFAARWVDVPAPDRMLPQRPSEELERRPGFGATLATVLLPVVLMLLKALVDIVVDDAANTTQRVFDVIGSPLIALLAAVIVGFFTLGRPAGFSKERLQQTVEKGLMPIAGILLIVGAGGGFKQTLIDCGVGQMILDVSKSWSIPALLLAWLIAVVIRLATGSATVATVSAAGLVAPLAADMSTAHTALLVLAIGSGSLFFSFVNDAGFWLVKEYFGLSVGQTVKTWSIMETILSVVGGGLVLLLSLVV, from the coding sequence GTGACCAGACTCAGCGTCGAGATGCTGGCAGCGGACACGCCTCCGCCGATCACCTCGGCCGGCCACGCCCAGCTCGGCATAGCCGTCCTGGTGGGCATCGCCGTCATCGTCGTGCTCATCACCAAGTTCAAGTTGCACGCCTTCCTTGCGCTGACCATCGGGTCGCTGGCGCTCGGGGCGGTCGCGGGAGCGCCGCTGGACAAGGCGATCGTCAGTTTCACCACCGGGCTCGGCACCACCGTGGCCGGCGTCGGCGTCCTGATCGCGCTCGGGGCGATCCTGGGCAAGCTGCTCGCCGACTCCGGAGGCGCCGACCAGATCGTCGACACGATCCTCGCCAAGGCGGGCGGGCGCGCCATGCCGTGGGCGATGGTGCTGATCGCCTCGGTGATCGGCCTGCCGCTGTTCTTCGAGGTCGGCATCGTGCTGCTGATCCCGGTCGTGCTGATGGTCGCCAAGCGCGGCAACTACTCGCTGATGCGCATCGGCATTCCGGCGCTGGCCGGTCTCTCCGTGATGCACGGCCTGATCCCGCCGCACCCCGGCCCGCTGATCGCGATCGACGCGGTGCACGCCAACCTGGGCGTGACCCTGGCCCTCGGCCTCCTGGTCGCCATACCGACGGTGATCATCGCCGGTCCGGTGTTCTCCCGGTTCGCCGCCCGCTGGGTGGACGTCCCGGCCCCCGACCGGATGCTGCCGCAGCGCCCGTCGGAGGAGCTGGAGCGCCGTCCGGGGTTCGGGGCGACGCTGGCGACGGTGCTGCTGCCGGTCGTGCTGATGCTGCTCAAGGCGCTGGTCGACATCGTCGTGGACGACGCGGCGAACACCACCCAGCGGGTCTTCGACGTCATCGGCTCCCCGCTGATCGCGCTGCTGGCCGCCGTGATCGTCGGCTTCTTCACGCTGGGCCGGCCCGCCGGGTTCAGCAAGGAGCGGCTGCAGCAGACGGTCGAGAAGGGCCTGATGCCCATCGCCGGCATCCTGCTGATCGTGGGCGCGGGCGGCGGCTTCAAGCAGACGCTGATCGACTGCGGTGTGGGTCAGATGATCCTGGACGTGTCCAAGAGCTGGTCGATCCCGGCGCTGCTGCTGGCCTGGCTGATCGCCGTGGTGATCCGGCTGGCCACGGGCTCGGCGACGGTGGCGACGGTCTCGGCGGCCGGTCTGGTCGCGCCGCTCGCGGCCGACATGTCGACCGCCCACACCGCCTTGCTGGTGCTCGCCATCGGCTCCGGCTCGCTCTTCTTCAGCTTCGTCAACGACGCCGGCTTCTGGCTGGTGAAGGAGTACTTCGGGCTGAGCGTCGGTCAGACCGTCAAGACCTGGTCGATCATGGAGACCATCCTCTCGGTGGTCGGCGGCGGCCTGGTGCTGCTGCTGTCCCTGGTGGTCTAG
- a CDS encoding cytochrome b/b6 domain-containing protein, producing the protein MSLRAETPAPPSARVRRFGPAQRWVHRTTAALMGVCVVTAACLYVPQLAVLVGRRELVVRVHECAGLALPVPVLLGLASRAFRADLRFLNRFGPHDRMWLRAALVRDKRRSSRPAGKFNAGQKIYAAWIAGAALVMLGTGLMMWFTHLAPLVWRTSATFVHDWLALTIGVVLAGHIGMALGDPEARRGLRTGSVSREWAKREHPLWRP; encoded by the coding sequence ATGAGCCTACGAGCTGAGACCCCGGCGCCGCCGAGCGCCCGCGTCCGCCGCTTCGGCCCGGCCCAGCGGTGGGTGCACCGCACGACGGCCGCGCTGATGGGCGTGTGCGTCGTGACGGCGGCCTGCCTCTACGTCCCGCAGCTCGCCGTGCTCGTCGGGCGCCGCGAACTGGTCGTCCGCGTCCACGAGTGCGCCGGACTCGCCCTGCCGGTCCCCGTCCTGCTGGGCCTCGCCTCCCGCGCCTTCCGCGCCGACCTGCGCTTCCTCAACCGCTTCGGCCCGCACGACCGGATGTGGCTGCGGGCCGCGCTGGTGCGCGACAAACGGCGCTCCTCCCGCCCGGCGGGCAAGTTCAACGCGGGCCAGAAGATCTACGCCGCCTGGATCGCCGGGGCCGCGCTGGTCATGCTCGGCACCGGCCTGATGATGTGGTTCACCCACCTGGCGCCGCTGGTCTGGCGCACCTCGGCGACCTTCGTCCACGACTGGCTGGCCCTGACGATCGGCGTGGTCCTGGCCGGCCACATCGGCATGGCCCTGGGCGACCCGGAGGCACGCAGGGGCCTGCGCACGGGTTCGGTGAGCCGGGAGTGGGCGAAGCGCGAACACCCGCTGTGGCGGCCCTAG
- a CDS encoding molybdopterin-dependent oxidoreductase, with protein MNPEPTEDPGAQGRPVGRRVFLGTLGLGALGVATAPALQRGLEGILGAVAGSDPTGLSGLLPNGGGFRYYSVAASVPDRGPADYRLTVDGLVDRPHTYTLDDLRGMPQNRLVRDVQCVTGWRVPGTPFQGVRLSRLLDAAGVRPSARAIRFTCFDGTYSESLTLDQARRPDVLVALRMQDKDIGHDHGGPVRLYVAPMYFYKSAKWLSGITVTDRVRPGYWENLGYDVDAWVGRSNGRTDEPTS; from the coding sequence GTGAATCCCGAACCGACCGAGGACCCCGGCGCGCAGGGCAGGCCCGTCGGCCGCCGCGTGTTCCTCGGCACCCTGGGCCTCGGCGCCCTCGGCGTCGCCACCGCGCCCGCACTGCAACGCGGCCTCGAAGGCATCCTGGGCGCGGTCGCCGGCAGCGACCCGACCGGCCTGAGCGGACTGCTGCCCAACGGCGGCGGCTTCCGCTACTACTCGGTCGCCGCGTCCGTCCCGGACCGGGGACCCGCCGACTACCGGCTCACCGTCGACGGCCTGGTCGACCGCCCGCACACCTACACCCTGGACGACCTGCGGGGCATGCCGCAGAACCGGCTGGTCAGAGACGTCCAGTGCGTCACCGGCTGGCGGGTCCCGGGCACCCCCTTCCAGGGCGTACGGCTCTCCCGCCTGCTGGACGCCGCGGGCGTCCGCCCCTCGGCCCGGGCCATCCGCTTCACCTGCTTCGACGGCACCTACAGCGAGAGCCTCACCCTCGACCAGGCCCGCCGCCCGGACGTCCTGGTCGCCCTGCGCATGCAGGACAAGGACATCGGCCACGACCACGGCGGCCCGGTCCGCCTCTACGTCGCGCCCATGTACTTCTACAAGTCCGCCAAGTGGCTCTCCGGCATCACCGTGACCGATCGCGTCCGGCCCGGCTACTGGGAGAACCTCGGCTACGACGTGGACGCCTGGGTGGGCCGCTCGAACGGACGGACCGATGAGCCTACGAGCTGA
- a CDS encoding DMT family transporter, with the protein MSVLVLLLAVSAACCVGFGFVLQQDVAQRAPLGDFLSFRLLLDLMRVPRWLGGIALMVAGMALGAVALGKGEISLVEPLLATNLLFALALSRYRTGRSLGRQGWTGLALLAGGVSAFILAGQPRAGSAVADPVRHWLIIGAMLGTALVLTTYAKRSRLERGPVLLATAAGLLYGVQDALTRVSGTRFSEGGLAGLVTDWQPYGVLVLGVTALVLVQSAFETAELRMSLPALTAAQPLAGILCGVGFLGDRLHTDTGALAWEAAGLAAIVAGIVLLGLHPAMPCGPSQPRPDHDLQHR; encoded by the coding sequence TTGTCCGTTCTGGTTCTCCTCCTCGCCGTGAGTGCGGCCTGCTGCGTGGGCTTCGGCTTCGTGCTCCAGCAGGACGTCGCCCAGAGGGCACCGCTCGGCGACTTCCTGTCGTTCCGGCTGCTCCTGGACCTCATGCGGGTGCCGCGCTGGCTGGGCGGCATCGCCCTGATGGTGGCCGGCATGGCGCTCGGCGCCGTGGCCCTCGGCAAGGGCGAGATCTCCCTGGTGGAGCCGTTGCTCGCCACCAACCTGCTGTTCGCGCTCGCCCTGTCCCGGTACCGGACCGGCAGGTCCCTGGGCCGGCAGGGCTGGACCGGCCTCGCGCTGCTCGCGGGCGGCGTGAGCGCCTTCATCCTCGCGGGCCAACCGCGGGCGGGCAGCGCCGTCGCCGATCCGGTGCGGCACTGGCTGATCATCGGGGCGATGCTCGGCACCGCGCTGGTGCTCACCACGTACGCCAAGCGGTCCCGGCTGGAGCGGGGCCCGGTCCTGCTGGCCACCGCCGCTGGGCTGCTGTACGGCGTGCAGGACGCGCTCACCCGGGTGAGCGGCACCCGCTTCTCCGAGGGCGGCCTCGCGGGCCTGGTCACCGACTGGCAGCCGTACGGCGTGCTGGTGCTGGGCGTCACCGCGCTGGTCCTGGTGCAGAGCGCCTTCGAGACGGCCGAGCTGCGCATGTCGCTGCCCGCGCTCACGGCGGCCCAGCCGCTGGCCGGCATCCTGTGCGGGGTCGGCTTCCTCGGCGACCGGCTGCACACCGACACCGGGGCGCTGGCCTGGGAGGCGGCGGGGCTCGCCGCCATCGTCGCGGGCATCGTCCTGCTCGGCCTGCACCCGGCGATGCCCTGCGGCCCGTCCCAGCCCCGCCCCGACCACGACCTCCAGCACCGCTGA
- a CDS encoding NUDIX hydrolase: MNPADEILDIVDEHDRVVDRVPRGEAYARGLRHRCVFVQARDAAGRLFVHRRTATKLVFPSLYDLFVGGVVGAGESYDEAALREAEEELGVTGLPRPRPLFRFLYDDGAGHSWWSAVYEVRCELPVRPQAEEVAWYGFLTEDEVARRLDEWEWVPDGLAAYERLGEFRSAG, encoded by the coding sequence ATGAATCCTGCTGACGAGATCCTCGACATCGTCGACGAGCACGACCGGGTCGTGGACCGGGTCCCGCGCGGCGAGGCGTACGCGCGGGGCCTGCGCCACCGGTGCGTCTTCGTCCAGGCCCGGGACGCGGCCGGGCGGCTGTTCGTGCACCGCCGCACCGCCACCAAGCTGGTCTTCCCCTCCCTCTACGACCTGTTCGTCGGCGGTGTCGTCGGCGCGGGCGAGTCCTACGACGAGGCGGCCCTGCGGGAGGCGGAGGAGGAGCTGGGCGTCACCGGCCTGCCCCGGCCGCGGCCCCTGTTCCGGTTCCTCTACGACGACGGGGCCGGGCACAGCTGGTGGTCGGCGGTGTACGAGGTGCGCTGCGAGCTGCCGGTGCGGCCCCAGGCGGAGGAGGTCGCGTGGTACGGCTTCCTGACCGAGGACGAGGTCGCACGGCGCCTGGACGAGTGGGAGTGGGTGCCGGACGGGCTGGCCGCGTACGAGCGGCTCGGGGAGTTCCGGTCGGCCGGGTGA
- a CDS encoding YidH family protein: MIEFARNVRLWFAPEQVRDEGSTPDYRFSLANERTFLAWLRTALALIGGGFAVDQFLPDLRWAWRVGLALALLGAGVLCSLRAVNHWVRCERAMRRGEDLPTSRFPAVLGLVVAVVAVAMVVVVLVGWAG; encoded by the coding sequence GTGATCGAATTCGCGCGGAACGTACGGCTCTGGTTCGCCCCGGAGCAGGTACGGGACGAGGGCAGCACCCCCGACTACCGGTTCTCGCTGGCCAACGAGCGCACCTTCCTGGCCTGGCTGCGCACCGCGCTGGCGCTGATCGGCGGCGGCTTCGCGGTGGACCAGTTCCTGCCGGACCTGCGCTGGGCCTGGCGGGTGGGGCTCGCGCTGGCCCTGCTCGGCGCCGGGGTGCTGTGCTCGCTGCGCGCGGTGAACCACTGGGTGCGCTGCGAGCGGGCGATGCGGCGCGGCGAGGACCTGCCGACGTCCCGCTTCCCCGCGGTGCTCGGCCTGGTGGTCGCGGTGGTGGCCGTCGCCATGGTCGTGGTGGTGCTGGTCGGATGGGCGGGATGA
- a CDS encoding DUF202 domain-containing protein, which yields MSAPRAVGDRDPGLQPERTRLAWRRTTLSSTVAAVLAVRTALHGGPTAGGVTVCALCCALWLGFLGVAQRRIHALASRPRPPALAGRQATAAVLCAVALAVCAAALVV from the coding sequence ATGAGCGCGCCCAGGGCCGTCGGGGACCGCGACCCGGGGCTCCAGCCGGAGCGGACCCGGCTGGCCTGGCGCCGTACGACGCTGTCGAGCACCGTGGCCGCCGTCCTCGCCGTGCGGACCGCCCTGCACGGCGGGCCCACGGCCGGCGGGGTCACGGTGTGCGCGCTGTGCTGCGCGCTCTGGCTCGGCTTCCTGGGGGTGGCCCAGCGGCGGATCCACGCCCTGGCCTCCCGGCCCCGGCCGCCCGCGCTCGCGGGCCGGCAGGCGACGGCCGCGGTGCTGTGCGCGGTGGCCCTGGCCGTCTGCGCGGCCGCGCTGGTGGTCTGA